The nucleotide sequence ctttactgtgagggtggtgaggcactcAGACAgcttgcccagaaaagctgtggatgctccatccctggcagtgtccaagagCAGGTTGGATGAAACTGAGCAACTCATTCTAGTgaagggtgtccctgcccatggcagggggttcagaactagatggtctttaagtTCTCTTCCAACCAATATGTTACATAaacttataaaaaaataaaatctgaagcTTGTAATTGATTAATAGGGATTGgaaaaaaagatacatttaagtttataattttctttatgctgttttttttttcttggtttgaaCTGTGAAAGTAAGAGccatcagttttattttgtggaAAACACCATGGATGTAATATGAAATACGTAGGTCTGCATGTCTCAACCCACGCAAACACATGTGCATCTCAACAGGGATTACAGGGCGTACAGTGCTTCCCAGAAACACTGCCTGGTCTGTAAGAGTAGCTCAAATATGACTGATCACTGATGCATATTATGGCTGCTGTTCATTTACCTTTCCACAGACTGTACAGCGTCCTGCTGCTTTCAACCAGACATTGTTCCTGGTGAGCATTATTGAAAGCATTTCAGGGTCAATATATGCCACCTCAAAGTCCCAAAAAGCCAGGATCACGAAACTGACAGTTTAGGACAGTGTCTCCCTCTCTATACATAAACTGTTGATATTTCAGGGTACAGAATTCCTAAacaaatccttttaaaaaaaaaaaaacaaacatcaaaaTCACCCaactagaagaaaaataatcaaacaaacatacatctaaaaaaaaaaaccaagaaaattttaaaaattaaaaagtgattttaattaataaattcgGTTGCATCCCGCTCAGTAAACTGAAACACAACCCAGCCCTAGCTTAAGCAGAGcccagccccgccgccccccccccgccgccTGCCCTGCCCGCGCCTTGCCCGGGGCCGCAGCGGGGCCGCGCCGCCTCCATCGCCGCCGCCTATTTCGGGGCAgaggcggcggggccgctcGGGCGGGTGGCGGCTCCGGTGAGTGGGGACTCCGGGCGGGGGCAGCGGGCTCGCCCTCTCCGCCGGCGATCCGGGGGTGGTGGCGGCCGGCCCGGAGGGTTCCCGCGGCTCGGGAGCGCGCACAGGCCCGGGATGCGCGGCGGGCGCGGTCTCGGCGATGCGCGGTCCCTCGGGAAGCTGCGGCTGCGTGTGCGGCCGCCCGGGAGAGCCGGGCCGGGGTCGGGCGGGCTCTGCCCCCGCGGCCTCCGCCGAGGGCAGGCCGGGGCTTCCTGCTCCAAACGGGCGGGTGCTGGCGGAACGGGAATCCGGAGCCTCCCTCCCTAAGGAAGGCTGGAGCTGGCGGTGTGGCCCGGGAGCGGTCCGTGCGCTCCCGCCGGCAGCACGTGTGACACAGCCCGCGGTGAgccccgccgctgccccgcCACTGCTGCCCCGCCGCCGGGGTGCTGGCCTGCTGTGACCTTGGGAAGCGGAGCTACGGCCTGCCCACGCGGGCTATTGCAAGGATCTGCACTGCCTCCTGGGTGCATCTCAGTCTTTGGAGAGTGCATGGGCTGAGAGAAACATCTGGGGCTGAAATAACATCTGCTTGCAGAGGACTCTGCAGGACCTGTTACACTAACCAgtgtttctgtatttccagGTTTGAGGTTGGATTTGCTTTGGAAGTTTCAGAGCAGTTGCTGCCTCCTTCTACCTACATGCAACTTTTAATATAGTAGTACTATtacaagcaggaaaataaaggtATGTACTCATGCAATACTAATTTAGTTTTGACTAAGACTTAAATTTTCCGGAAGTGGGACAGTGCTAATATGGATCAGTCAACTAAACTTCTTTGTCTCTTAAAAGGTCCATATTGCTACAGACTtatacttttttccttctgctgccgACTTTTCAGTGGGTAATCTGGCATGTGCTCCCTCTGGGGACTGGCACAAGTCGATAAGCACTCAGTGTAATGAAAGCAGTGTACATTTTACTGAACACGGGTAATTGTTGCTCTCTAGTAATTCCTTTCATTCAATGTCTGTCTccatgatttattttcttctcccctaAATGAGGAGCAACACTCAGAGAGCAGTGTGAATACTAGGGAGATAAATAAGATAACAAAGCATAATTAACAAGGCCTTGGAGCCTCCGTTTTGAAGTAACACCTagtgtgctgtgctgtcagaAATAGAACAGTTCAAATCTGAAGCCATAATTGTGAAACTGTGTTAGTGCTATTTATTGCAAGAGCAATGCTTTCATTTAAACTCTTTTAGATTTATGTAGCAGATTGGATGGGTAAAGTCACTGAGTGATAGTATTTGGCCTagtgatggggttttttttttaatgttcaagAATAATAAATCTGTTAAGAGATAGGTTTTCTTTAAGCCTTGGTTGTATTCAAGTGTCTTATGTTTCTTGTACAAAGGATGTGGTGTATATACAATGTGTCTTTTTATGATTCTTTCAACATAACCTACTGGGAATTATGTTTCCCATTCATATTAtgccaaaatatattttgggaGGTAACAGGCTTCAAAAGAAGCATTACAGTAGGTAGAGGAGTGAAAATTGTTATGTTTACTGATGTACTGTGCTTGAAGACAGGCTTAAAAGCCAGTGAGGCACTAATTCACATGTGTATTTGTGCAGGTTTTAAGACTCATGCAGCTTTTTGACAGCACTGCCAGAGAAGTGTCTCACACAGTTCTGAAACAGTGGGAGATCTTTGGCTGAGTTATTTTACCCCAGATAAATAAGCTTATTTTAATTGCTTGCCCAGTGAAAGTATCTTGCTACAAACTTGAGAACTGTATTAAtttgaatgttttatttcaaagtatCACATTTGTATTTCTGCCTTCCTGAGAGACGAGGTGCAATTCTTGTTTATAATATTCTGGTGGGGGGGAGGGATGGCTTGTACTAGGAACATGACAGCCAGACACAATTCAAGATGTTCATGTTCGTTCCCTTTCTACTCCACTTCTGAAAGCCCAATGTACCTGTATCATCATGGGTAGAGTTTT is from Cinclus cinclus chromosome 2, bCinCin1.1, whole genome shotgun sequence and encodes:
- the LOC134057732 gene encoding myosin heavy chain IB-like, giving the protein MRGPSGSCGCVCGRPGEPGRGRAGSAPAASAEGRPGLPAPNGRVLAERESGASLPKEGWSWRCGPGAVRALPPAARVTQPAV